The following coding sequences are from one Nymphalis io chromosome 17, ilAglIoxx1.1, whole genome shotgun sequence window:
- the LOC126774809 gene encoding uncharacterized protein LOC126774809 produces MSGKAYTLKEMKTIVEYLTEHKAFGEIKGRKMWKDLADSKVTSRTWQSLKETFLKRILPDIYNPYYKLSPQEIASFKQGYDVEARLNNKLEIRSTSRDSTTESEDIINEEADNDKDKNETNSAGEVPKQSESDIRASTETLVLEDCYDNSEDKDQSPKKSLRELITYSEPLTPMLQAVIDDFATDDGEGSNDEPAMQIVELPDTDLNCDEGKETTKAPEENMELDNLNTASQEEITNEPGETNTEQTSPEQSESEISPPKNDTINEKEKNNEISIVLSEEDDNITKYNNRNSTEVNLADVNKPKISFETTQNSNTTTDTFIPDNQEGFKGNSQTIPLKINNKKTVDKNQDIKRAKKRASSQENPSSTINKKSLEKDKLSISDTDTIIKNKIKPSTISTQVQLKQNIPEEVETVVLDEHSKADQVMKEEPPQKEQVDGKADSLQNNENNSEELENPCLKSVSLYAEQFSNSKYTDSETSIVEDDTKNDKHKKKEDETKTEKDEKLNTTNEIEVKYTKANNDVKKTQLEIKRGNTNNTNEVVILKSHSDSFSDNGQEQRKRVIKQSVKQNRDKALSHMFGFSSGGVTKSRKSSHNYRKHTSPRKQKHIISSESSDWTSDTGSEYVSPPRGRKNRQTRKYLKPKSARILSLEEEGGLFVMYGKKIYPVVKDGKIIKNYVNLTTDNDNEREESFWKLKYVEEKKRTAELTKLLNQVQEQNEHEEISRIPVLPTTSRNQPLVEYPKKTNEVADKKLPIKDVTEPIAVQAQEEKTVKIKFTKNNEEVQLEGHWSHVNPVLAQVLQLFQKEPQIITREKETTIVKELKEPVHGPKQLSGNSTPIDMIVDEEVQEKVDQIEGEIFKEIEEREKEKSPKPKQETPIKDNNITKRKGRPKKSQSSPTEQSPAKKPKVEETEAKSDNVGTPTTVPNTASPTRRITRTPKKLTIDNDTTEENSVRTRQTAKKSLLDTKNSEPQDDVKYKFPSPPPANRKSYTNKSQKVTKNTRQRKSSSSVNFKIYSSPENLSLNSIESTQGYQDSDESPIKTYQKRKKRTSFTLPHYRTRNQTRSQKTIHPYLTDDLTSDSNDSYQGPPLKSMVFQNSSLKSDVYKSESYQLLMNNVTFRNKTSSQLEKIDEASPISNELQYVSDQICKQVSDFKIDIEDKENFRHTNTDSSSNVTLPTSPVLSIVENISISKSLLNNSNDFLLEDNVAKTDHNEHVMLNELMETDGDISMPLMEQDCGVETTTQNGVEYHYNLNLPKTSVNHMSESFLNKINIVKITDPTLSESIHRQLRDLILESAKKHSKGDFNILMESCKDVEMKENVESKITKPKKRSSTPRKRQSMRKLKLTNTEPCIEEEHMETCSYTSRQSCPPVMQVYDDFDTENEINHPVQIFENRKGKKKKDIIKVKISKPKRKKIVKEIVEKSIRNKQNSMHTDSGINDVESGVFLNTFNDSVDLIHNHSETCLNTNECLGDSVEIIKSATKSIISLDSDSNDCDANIPQFFGNLPDKMSYELFSCDAQDVSVLQKVIGVSEYKTAESASATVFHTPLGSLSPPDSLITEDLSSEIPEKRTRNTRWYLFSEDDISNTNNLDINQSSMAHISCGANLNQIFPITCAIPDLSTITEMSKENEENTRKSKDDTDTRNDFDSQSLFN; encoded by the exons ATGTCGGG aaaAGCATATACCTTGAAAGAAATGAAAACGATAGTGGAATATTTAACAGAGCACAAAGCCTTTGGTGAAATTAAAGGCAGAAAAATGTGGAAGGATTTAGCAGATTCAAAA GTTACAAGTAGAACATGGCAAAGCTTAAAAGAGACATTTCTTAAAAGAATATTACCTGATATTTACAATCCTTACTACAAGTTATCTCCCCAAGAAATAGCGAGTTTTAAACAAGg atATGATGTAGAAGCAAGACTAAACAACAAGCTTGAAATTCGATCAACTAGTCGTGATTCAACCACGGAGA gtgAAGACATAATAAATGAAGAAGCTGACAACGATAAAGACAAAAATGAAACTAATTCAGCAGGTGAGGTTCCTAAACAGTCAGAATCAGATATAAGAGCTTCCACAGAAACCCTTGTGCTAGAGGATTGTTATGACAATTCTGAAGATAAAGATCAATCTCCGAAAAAGTCTCTAAGAGAACTAATTACATATTCTGAACCCTTAACACCCATGCTGCAAGCAGTTATTGATGATTTTGCTACAGATGATGGCGAAGGATCAAATGATGAACCAGCAATGCAAATAGTTGAGCTTCCCGACACAGATCTCAATTGTGATGAAGGTAAAGAAACAACCAAGGCACCTGAAGAAAACATGGAACTTGACAACTTGAACACTGCTTCACAAGAAGAAATTACTAATGAACCAGGGGAAACAAATACTGAGCAAACTTCACCTGAGCAATCAGAATCAGAGATATCACCACCAAAAAATGATACtattaatgaaaaagaaaaaaataatgaaatttcaatTGTACTAAGTGAAGAAGATGATAACATTACGAAATATAATAACAGAAATTCAACTGAAGTAAATCTTGCTGATGTGAACAAACCTAAAATCTCATTTGAAACTACACAAAATTCCAATACAACAACTGATACTTTTATACCCGATAACCAAGAAGGATTTAAAGGAAACTCTCAAACCATaccacttaaaataaataataaaaaaacagtggACAAGAACCAAGATATAAAACGTGCTAAGAAAAGAGCTAGCTCTCAAGAAAATCCATCTTCaaccattaataaaaaaagcctTGAAAAAGACAAACTATCTATATCAGATACAGACACAatcatcaaaaacaaaataaaaccgtCAACTATATCTACCCAAGTCCAATTGAAACAAAACATTCCTGAAGAAGTTGAGACTGTAGTCTTAGATGAACATTCAAAAGCTGATCAAGTAATGAAGGAAGAACCTCCACAGAAAGAACAAGTTGACGGAAAGGCGGACAGcttacaaaataatgaaaacaattcAGAAGAACTTGAGAATCCATGTTTGAAAAGTGTAAGTTTGTATGCTGAACAGTTTTCAAACTCCAAGTACACAGATTCTGAAACAAGTATAGTTGAAGATGATACCAAAAATGATAAACACAAAAAGAAGGAAGATGAGACAAAAACTGAAAAGGacgaaaaattaaatactacgaACGAGATCGAAGTCAAATATACCAAAGCAAATAATGATGTAAAGAAAACACAActagaaataaagagaggaaATACTAATAACACAAACGAGGTTGTGATACTAAAATCTCATTCTGATTCCTTCAGTGATAACGGTCAAGAACAACGGAAGCGAGTCATTAAACAATCAGTAAAACAAAATAGAGACAAAGCTTTGTCACATATGTTTGGATTTTCAAGTG gagGAGTAACTAAAAGTCGCAAGAGTAGTCACAATTATAGAAAACATACATCACCTCGTAAACAAAAACA CATTATCAGCTCCGAATCGAGTGATTGGACTTCGGACACCGGATCAGAATACGTTTCTCCACCGCGAGGTCGAAAGAATAGACAGACTAggaaatattt gaAACCTAAATCGGCACGAATATTGTCATTGGAAGAGGAAGGCGGTCTGTTCGTAATGTACGGAAAGAAAATATACCCAGTAGTGAAGGACggcaaaataattaagaattatgTCAACTTGACAACAGACA atGATAATGAACGAGAAGAGTCATTTTGGAAATTGAAATATGTGGAGGAAAAGAAAAGAACCGCTGAattaacaaa GTTATTAAATCAAGTCCAGGAGCAGAATGAACATGAAGAAATTAGTAGAATTCCTGTACTACCGACAACTTCCag AAATCAGCCATTGGTTGAATATCCTAAGAAAACCAATGAAGTAGcag ataaaaaattgcCCATCAAAGATGTCACAGAGCCAATAGCAGTACAGGCACAAGAAGAAAAgacagttaaaattaaatttaccaaaaataatgag GAAGTTCAATTGGAGGGACACTGGTCACACGTCAACCCAGTTTTGGCGCAGGTTCTACAACTGTTTCAGAAAGAACCACAAATTATAACCAGAGAGAAAGAGACAACAATAGTCAAAGAACTTAAAGAACCAGTCCATGGGCCAAAGCAGCTTAGTGGAAATTCAACACCTATTGATATGATTGTTGACGAAG AAGTACAAGAAAAGGTTGACCAAATAGAAGGCGAGATCTTTAAAGAAATAGAAGAAAGAGAGAAGGAAAAATCGCCTAAACCAAAACAAGAGACACCAATAAAGGATAATAATATCACGAAACG AAAAGGTAGACCAAAAAAATCTCAATCAAGTCCTACGGAACAAAGTCCAGCAAAGAAACCTAAAGTTGAAGAAACTGAAGCTAAATCAGATAATGTAGGTACACCGACTACAGTACCGAACACAGCAAGTCCAACCAGAAGAATTACTAGGACACCGAAGAAGCTTACAATAG ATAATGATACAACTGAAGAAAATTCTGTTAGAACAAGACAAACAGCGAAGAAGTCCTTATTAGATACAAAGAATTCAGAACCACAGGATGACGTTAAATACAAGTTCCCATCACCTCCACCAGCAAATAGAAAATCCTATACCAACAAATCACAAAAAGTAACAAAGAATACAAGACAGAGAAAATCTAGCAG TTCGGTgaacttcaaaatatattccTCGCCGGAAAACCTTTCCCTTAATTCTATAGAAAGTACTCAAGGCTATCAAGATTCGGACGAGAGTCCTATAAAGACGTAtcagaaaagaaaaaaacgaaCGAGCTTCACATTACCACACTACAGAACTAGAAATCAAACTCGTTCACAAAAAACAATCCATCCTTATTTGACTGATGATTTAACAAGCGACTCAAATGACTCCTACCAGGGCCCTCCTCTAAAGTCAATGGTTTTTCAAAATTCGAGCCTAAAATCCGATGTATATAAATCAGAATCTTACCAACTGCTGATGAATAACGTTACATTTCGAAATAAAACTTCGTCTCAACTTGAAAAAATCGATGAAGCTAGTCCAATTTCAAACGAATTACAATATGTAAGTGATCAAATTTGTAAACAAGTTTCCGATTTTAAAATAGACATAGAAGACAAAGAAAATTTCCGTCATACAAACACTGATAGTTCGAGTAATGTAACACTACCAACTTCACCGGTTTTGTCAATAGtggaaaatatatcaataagtaAATCCTTATTGAACAATTCAAATGACTTTTTGCTTGAAGATAATGTGGCGAAAACCGATCACAACGAACACGTCATGCTAAATGAGCTCATGGAAACAGACGGAGATATTTCTATGCCGCTGATGGAGCAGGACTGTGGTGTTGAAACAACCACGCAAAATGGCGTAGAGTaccattacaatttaaatttacccAAAACATCTGTCAATCATATGTCTGAATCGtttctcaataaaataaatatagttaaaattacTGATCCAACTTTGTCTGAATCTATTCACCGTCAATTGAGAGATTTAATTTTGGAAAGTGCTAAGAAACATTCCAAAGgtgactttaatattttaatggaaaGTTGCAAAGATGTCGAAATGAAAGAGAAtgttgaaagtaaaattactaAACCAAAAAAAAGAAGTTCTACGCCTCGCAAACGTCAAAGCATGCGTAAGTTAAAACTAACGAACACTGAGCCCTGTATTGAAGAAGAGCACATggagacatgttcatacacaagCCGGCAGTCCTGCCCGCCTGTGATGCAAGTTTATGATGATTTTGATACggaaaatgaaattaatcatCCCGTACAAATTTTTGAAAATCGTAAAGGGAAAAAGAAAaaggatattataaaagtaaaaatttcaaAACCAAAACGCAAAAAGATAGTGAAAGAGATTGTAGAAAAGAGTATTCGAAACAAACAGAATTCCATGCATACAGATAGTGGCATAAATGATGTTGAGTCAGGTGTATTTCTCAATACTTTCAATGACAGCGTTGATCTTATACATAATCATTCGGAAACTTGTCTTAATACTAACGAATGCTTAGGAGACAGCGTTGAAATCATTAAAAGTGCCACTAAATCAATCATATCCTTGGATTCCGACTCTAATGATTGTGACGCAAACATACCACAGTTTTTCGGCAATTTACCAGATAAAATGTCCTACGAGCTGTTTTCCTGTGATGCTCAAGATGTGTCTGTTCTTCAAAAAG taattggTGTATCGGAGTACAAAACCGCCGAAAGTGCTAGCGCCACTGTCTTTCATACCCCTTTAGGAAGTCTATCACCTCCAGACAGTCTCATAACGGAAGATTTATCTAGTGAAATACCCGAGAAAAGAACTCGTAATACAAGATGGTACCTTTTTTCAGAAGATGACATTTCTAATACTAATAACTTGGATATTAATCAAAGCTCTATGGCTCATATCAGCTGCGGCGCCAATTTAAACCAAATATTTCCTATCACATGTGCCATTCCAGACCTATCCACTATTACAGAAATGTCCAAAGAAAATGAAGAAAATACGAGAAAGTCAAAAGATGATACCGATACTAGAAATGATTTTGATTCACAGAGCCTGTTTAACTag